The DNA sequence gtttcagtCTGTCGGAAAATATGCCAatgctgaagaatatcttcataaagcactttcCATCAGAACAGAAATTGGCGACGAACACGtagaagcgtcatgctacataaacctaggaactgtgtttctatctgtcggagaatatgccaaggctgaagaatatcttcataaagcacttaccatcatcacagaaattggcgacagagaagaagaagaagcgaCATGCTACAGAAACCTAGGAGCTGTGTTCAAATCTGTCGGaaaatatgccaaggctgaagaatatcttcacaAAGCACTTACCATCCATACAGACattggcgacaaacacggagTAGCGTCATGCTACATAAacctaggaactgtgtttcgatctgtcggagaatatgccaaggctgaagaatatcttcacaaagcacttaccatcaacacagaaattggcgacaaacacggagaagcgtcatgctacggaaacctaggaactgtgtttcgatctgtcggagaatatgccaaggctgaaaaatatcttcacaaagcacttaccatcaacacagtaattggcgacaaacacggagaagcgtcatgctacggaaacctaggagctgtgtttcgatctgtcggagaatatgccaaggctgaagaatatcttcataaagcacttatcaTCTTGACAAAAATTAGCGACAAacacggagaagcgtcatgctacattAACCTAGGAGCTGTGTTTCACTCTGTCGGAGAacatgccaaggctgaagaatatcttcataaagcccTTTCCATCagcacagaaattggcgacaaagaAGTACAAGCGTCATGCTACGAaaacctaggaaatgtgtttcaatctgtcggagaatatgccaaggctaaagaatatcttcataaagcattTACCATCatgacagaaattggcgacaaacacggaATAGCATCATGCTACACAAACCTAGGAACTGTGTTtgaatctgtcggagaatatgccaaggctgaagaatatcttcataaagcacttaccatcatcacagaaattggcgacaaacacggagaagcgtcatgctacggaaaccgaGGAAATCTGTTTctatctgtcggagaatatgccaaggctgaagaatatcatcataaagcacttaccatcaacacagaaattggcgacaaacacggagTAGCGTCATGCTACATAAACCTAGGAACTGTGTTCAAATCTGTCGGaaaatatgccaaggctgaagaatatcttcacaaagcacttaccatcaagacagaaattggcgacaaacacggagaagcgtcatgctacataaacctaggaactgtgtttcgatctgtcggagaatatgccaaggctgaaaaatatcttcataaagcacttaccatcatcacagaaattggcgacaaacacggagaagcgtcatgctacggaaaccgaGGAAATCTGTTTctatctgtcggagaatatgccaaggctgaagaatatcatcataaagcacttaccatcaacacagaaattggcgacaaacacggagTAGCGTCATGCTACATAAACCTAGGAACTGTGTTCAAATCTGTCGGaaaatatgccaaggctgaagaatatcttcacaaagcacttaccatcaagacagaaattggcgacaaacacggagaagcgtcatgctacataaacctaggaactgtgtttcgatctgtcggagaatatgccaaggctgaaaaatatcttcacaaagcacttaccatcaagacagaaattggcgacaaacacggagaagcgtcatgctacggaaacctaggagctgtgtttcattctgtcggagaatatgccaaggctgaagaatatcttcataaagcacttaccatcagaACAGAAAATGGCGACAAACACGGAGTAGCGTCATGCTACATTAACCTAGGAGCTGTGTTTCACTCTGTCGGAGAacatgccaaggctgaagaatatcttcataaagcactttcCATCagcacagaaattggcgacagactAGGAGAAGCGACATGCTTCACAAACCTAGGAGCTGTGTTTATATATGttggagaatatgccaaggctgaagaatatcttcataaaggaCTTACCATACAGAccgaaatcggtgacaaagacgGAGAAGCGGCATGTTACATAGTACTAGGAACTTTGATATTTAATGATGGTGAATGTGAGAAGGCTCAAAAATATTTTGAGAATGCTCTTGAAATTAGCGGGGGGACTGGAAACATGGAATTGCAATTTGAAACGTCTCTTGGTCTAAATGattgttcttttaaaataacAGGAAACAAATCTGAAGCCTTATCCAATCTTTGGACAAGCATTCAAATTTGCGAAAAAATGCTCAATTCTCTAGGAAGCAAAGATTGCCGCAATATATCATTTTTTGACGAACACGCGTCTCCCTATCGGCTGTTTTGTTCATTGAGTTGTTCTAGTGGGAAACCCTATGAAGCTTTACACGTTGCTGAACTTGGTCGGGCCAGAGCTCTAGCAAAACTTATGTCAAATCGCTACTCCGTTGAAAAAGAATTATCCATCAACCCACAATCGTTTGTTGGCATCGAGGAAGTAATTAAGAAAAGTGACAAGAGCACCTGCCTTTACATCTCCTATGACTACGATGACAATAtatttttgtgggttttgaaacaaagcaaaccGGTAGCTTTCCGAGGAACGAAACTTTGTGAAAGCTATGTTAGCAAGCACGGCAAAATCTCTGTGTATGATCTGTTTGGAAACGGAAGTTTCTTAagaaaatttcacgttttacctCAAGAGCAATGCGAAGACCGATCACTCTTCTCTTCATTCGCCAACCAGCGTCCTCTTTTAGATGAGAAAGAAGTATACACAGGCCCTGAACCGCCAACACTTTCTCAGGTTTACGACATGTTGATTGCTCCCGTAAGAGACTTGCTAGAAGGATCTGAAATCATTGTTGTTCCTGATAACTGTTTCTTCCAAGTTCCTTTTGCAGCATTACCTGATGAAAGTAACCCCTACTTATCAGATTCTTTCAGGATACGCATCGTCCCTTCTTTAACGACTCTGAAGCTCATTCTAGACAGTCCAGCGGACTCTCACAGCGAAACTGGTGCGTTGATTGTGGGTGAGCCATGTGTGATGAATGTGTATTTCAAGGGAGAGTTAGGGTCTCTCTGTCCATTGCCTGGTGCGAAAGCAGAAGCAGAGATGATTGCAAGACTACTACCTCAATCTCACCTTTTAATAGGAGAGAAAGCAACAAAGCAGGCAGTCCTTCAGAGAATACCCTCAGTGAGTCTCGTACATATCGCTGCTCATGGTGACGCCGAAAGAGGAGAAATTGCTCTTACCCCCCCTGACTCCACAATGGGGATTCCACATGAAGCAGACTACTTACTGtcaatgaccgacatttcacaAGTTAGACTCTCAGCCAAACTGGTGGTCCTTAGCTGTTGCCATACCGCACGTGGACAGATCAAAACAGAAGGCGTTGTTGGAATCGCTCGAGCATTCTTAGGATCAGGTGCACGCTCAGTGTTGGTGGCATTGTGGGCCTTACAAGACGACGCAACAGAGCAGTTCATGAGAAGATTCTACGAAAACCTTGTCCAAGGAGAAAGTGCAAGCGAATGTCTTCACCGGGCCATGAAGTGGATGCGAAATAACGGTTTCCCTGAAGTGAGGCAGTGGGCACCTTTCATGCTGATTGGGGATGACGTGTCATTTCACTTTGGTgaagaaaagtgaaggtaattgTTTTGTGACAATTAGGGCCATAGGAAGTCTGCCAGGTCTTTTTATTTTGCAGTTTTATCAACGTGGGCGATTTGGTACTTTTACTAGTACCAAATAGAAAGCAGTATTTACCTCTAAAAACCACATTATTGACTACACCTGAAGTCAGCTTTTACTATGACTGAGGTAAAATATCAATTAATATCGAAGATACTAAACAGCTCAATTATTCGACCACACTTCTGTACTTATCAGTCTAAATTACAGCCCATGCATATGTGGGGCtttgtatttgaaaaaaaaaaaaaaacgcgtaaGTGCCGTATCTCTACCGTAAAAAGATTGATTTTaactcttttctcttttttctgatTTATGAGGCACAAATAATTGAATATTCTTTTATTTGCTACCACTCAATATGAACGTGAGGGTTTGCTGacttaattttttctttctgaatataATGGGAAGAGAATTTCAGATATGAACCGAAACTCACAAACAGCCCAAGATAGTTTTTTGTTTGCTATAAAGATAATTGGATTAAAAATAGTATGCCGGAGATCTAGATCTGagaattgatcaaaaacactgaaaactaCAAATTGTGGACTGTGCATGGAGTCTTGACCGTAACTAGAGGGCTTTTCGCGGACACTGACTGAATTACAGTTAATTCTAAACTTGCACCAAAGAGGGAAGACCGAGATTCCATAGCTCATCAAGGCAAGAAGTTTCAAACCTATTTTAGCTGTGCACCCTACATTTCATTTATGATGCCAATAATTGGAAAGTTTTAGCAGTGAGATAAACTTTAATAAGTAAACCTCTTCCTTCACGATAAAGCCGGAGGATCCCTCTTCCAGGTAAAATGAATCTAAATGCTACTCACCCCAGCTTGAGTCTTTTGTAATGAATATATGTGCTTTACTAATTTTTGTCTCTTATACATTACTGTTGCAGGTATTACACTAACGACACATCATGGAATAACGAAACAGCCCTTCCGCAGAATTCCAATGAGGTTGTTCCTGGCGGAAAATGTAAAGAGTCAAGCTCTGCAGCATACGGACattaagaaaaagaattaaTAATGGCCCAGCGGTTCATCTTTGCCGGCTTAATTGTTTTTTCCACTGATtttattttgtgtgtgtgtgtgtaggTACCTTGAGTACCCTAATCTCTAAAATGTCTTGCAAAAGCACAAATCCTTAGCTTTGTAAAAATGTACCTCTGTAGCTCGGACAATGATAAATCTGTAAGAATCGCGACACCAATAACATCAGGATTAGCTAATTTCCCTGTCTTTTTGGGtactttgtttaaaaaacttaCTTCCTTAATTAGTTAGTTCCTAAGGCTACAactaaaaaatacttttcatGTAAACGAGATTTTTGATCGCAAATTGAAGTTTGATTACAATGCAAACAACATTGCAAGGTTTATAGTTTAGTAGAATTGTATATATTTTAGAGCTAATCTTTTTGTGAACATAGAACAGTAGTTTTGCAACCTTGCATTTTGAAATAAGCTTTGACGACT is a window from the Porites lutea chromosome 10, jaPorLute2.1, whole genome shotgun sequence genome containing:
- the LOC140949534 gene encoding uncharacterized protein yields the protein MVKFQEAIRHGMIAADFLSNTKRVVQAIELWNECLILLNNKTLENEHELTTIVSIALYKKLFYGNAAITQLSPAIESGKKLSVLLRNHNRKQEEGNTALMLSKLYFQKSEYQEAQAFLKIALCVYKEIKDKDGEASCYLLLGAVFKSVGEYAKAAKCLYKALTINAEIGDKNREGSCYINLGGVFQSVGEYAKAEEYLHKALTIKTEIGDKHGGGSCYINLGTVFQSVGEYAKAAEYFHKALTINTEIGDNNREASCYGNLGIVFKSVGEYAKAEEYHHKALAIKTEIGDRKGEASCYINLASVLKSVEEYAKAEEYLHKALPINIEIGDKHGEALCYMNLGNVLKSVGEYAKAKEYLHKALIINTEIGDKHGEALCYMNLGVVFHSVGVNAKAEEYLHKALTINTEIGVKDGEASCYMNLGALFTNVGEYAKAEEYLHKGLTINKEIGDKHGEASCYGYLGNVFQSVREYAKVEEYLHKAVTINREIGVKDGEASCYMNLGVLFTSVGEYAKAEEYLHKGLTINTEIGDKEGVASCYINLGNVFQSVGEYAKAEEYLHKALTINTEIGDKDGVASCYGNLGIVFQSVGEYAKAEEYLHKALTMKAEIGVKDVVASCYMNLGNVFTSVGEYAKAEEYLHKALTINREIGVKDGEASCYMNLGIVFKSVGEYAKAEEYLHKALPISTEIGDREGEATCFINLGALFASVGEYAKAEEYLHIALPIKTEIGDKHGEATCFINLAAVFQSVGGYAKAEEYLHKGLTISTEIGDKDGEAACYMHLGNVFQSVGKYANAEEYLHKALSIRTEIGDEHVEASCYINLGTVFLSVGEYAKAEEYLHKALTIITEIGDREEEEATCYRNLGAVFKSVGKYAKAEEYLHKALTIHTDIGDKHGVASCYINLGTVFRSVGEYAKAEEYLHKALTINTEIGDKHGEASCYGNLGTVFRSVGEYAKAEKYLHKALTINTVIGDKHGEASCYGNLGAVFRSVGEYAKAEEYLHKALIILTKISDKHGEASCYINLGAVFHSVGEHAKAEEYLHKALSISTEIGDKEVQASCYENLGNVFQSVGEYAKAKEYLHKAFTIMTEIGDKHGIASCYTNLGTVFESVGEYAKAEEYLHKALTIITEIGDKHGEASCYGNRGNLFLSVGEYAKAEEYHHKALTINTEIGDKHGVASCYINLGTVFKSVGKYAKAEEYLHKALTIKTEIGDKHGEASCYINLGTVFRSVGEYAKAEKYLHKALTIITEIGDKHGEASCYGNRGNLFLSVGEYAKAEEYHHKALTINTEIGDKHGVASCYINLGTVFKSVGKYAKAEEYLHKALTIKTEIGDKHGEASCYINLGTVFRSVGEYAKAEKYLHKALTIKTEIGDKHGEASCYGNLGAVFHSVGEYAKAEEYLHKALTIRTENGDKHGVASCYINLGAVFHSVGEHAKAEEYLHKALSISTEIGDRLGEATCFTNLGAVFIYVGEYAKAEEYLHKGLTIQTEIGDKDGEAACYIVLGTLIFNDGECEKAQKYFENALEISGGTGNMELQFETSLGLNDCSFKITGNKSEALSNLWTSIQICEKMLNSLGSKDCRNISFFDEHASPYRLFCSLSCSSGKPYEALHVAELGRARALAKLMSNRYSVEKELSINPQSFVGIEEVIKKSDKSTCLYISYDYDDNIFLWVLKQSKPVAFRGTKLCESYVSKHGKISVYDLFGNGSFLRKFHVLPQEQCEDRSLFSSFANQRPLLDEKEVYTGPEPPTLSQVYDMLIAPVRDLLEGSEIIVVPDNCFFQVPFAALPDESNPYLSDSFRIRIVPSLTTLKLILDSPADSHSETGALIVGEPCVMNVYFKGELGSLCPLPGAKAEAEMIARLLPQSHLLIGEKATKQAVLQRIPSVSLVHIAAHGDAERGEIALTPPDSTMGIPHEADYLLSMTDISQVRLSAKLVVLSCCHTARGQIKTEGVVGIARAFLGSGARSVLVALWALQDDATEQFMRRFYENLVQGESASECLHRAMKWMRNNGFPEVRQWAPFMLIGDDVSFHFGEEK